The segment GTCGGCCTGACCGCCCTGACGCTGGAGGAGTTGCAGGCCATCGAGCCGCGCATCACCGAGTCCGTCTTCCCGGCGCTGAGCATCGAGGCGTCGCTGGACAGCCGGCGCAGCTTCGGCGGCGCGTCCCCCGTCCGCGTGCGCGAGGCCGTCGCGGCGGCGCGGGAGCGCTTCCTGTGAGGCGCCCGCTGCTGATCCTGGCGACCGCCGCCGTCGCGCTGACGCTGGCCGGCTGCGGCAAGAAGCCGAGCTTCGTCGATCCCCCGCAGGGCAAGGAAGCCGACACGTTCCCCGGCACCTACCCGAACCCGAAGACCGACCCCAAGCCCGGTCAGCCGTCCTCCGGAGCCCGCTTCCCATGAGCGCCTTCGCCTACCGCAACGGCGTGATGCACGCCGAATCCGTGCCGCTGTCCACCATCGCGGCCGAAGTCGGCACGCCCTTCTACTGCTACTCCACGGCGGCGCTGGAGGCGCATTACAGCGCCTACGCCGGGGCCTTCGCGGGGCAGGACGCCGACGTCTGCTACGCGGTGAAGGCCAACTCCAACCTCGCCGTCATCCGCGCCTTCGCGCGGCTGGGCGCCGGCGCCGACGTGGTGTCGGGCGGCGAGATGCGCCGCGCGCTGGCCGGTGGCATCCCGGCGGGCAAGATCATCTTCTCCGGCGTCGGCAAGACGCGCGAGGAGATGCGCGCCGCCCTGGAGGCCGGAATCCACCAGATCAACGTGGAATCCATCCCCGAGGTGGAGGCCCTGTCGGAGGTGGCGGTCAGCCTGGGCGTCACCGCGCCCATCGCCTTCCGCGTGAATCCGGACGTGGACGCCAAGACCCACGCCAAGATCGCGACGGGCAAGAAGGAGAACAAGTTCGGCGTCGACTACGACCACGCGCGGGAGGTCTACGCCCAGGCCGCCAAGCTGCCGGGGATCAAGCCGGTGGCCATCGCCGTGCACATCGGGTCGCAGCTGACCGACCTCGCCCCCTTCCGCGCCGCCTACGAGCGGGTGGCGGCGCTGCTCCACGTCCTGCGTGAGGACGGGCACGACATCACCCGCCTCGACCTCGGCGGCGGGCTGGGCATCGTCTACAAGCACGAGGCGCCGCCGGACATCGCCGACTACGCCGCCATGGTGAAGTCGATCACCGGCAACCTCGGCTGCCGCATCTCGCTGGAGCCCGGCCGCTCGCTGGTCGGCAACGCCGGCATCCTGGTGTCGCGGGTGATCTACCTGAAGCAGGGGCTGCACCGCCGCTTCGTCATCATCGACGCGGCGATGAACGACCTGATCCGCCCCACCCTCTACGAGGCCTACCACGGCATCGTCCCGGTGACCGAGCCGGCCAAGGGCGCCGCCACCGAGCCCTACGACGTCGTCGGTCCGGTCTGCGAGAGCGGCGACACCTTCGCGCTCCAGCGCGCCCTGCCGGCGATGGCGCCGGACGAGCTGGTGGCGATCCTGTCGGCGGGGGCCTACGGCGCGGTCATGTCGTCCACCTACAACACCCGCCCGCTGATCCCGGAGGTGCTGGTGAACGGCGACCAGTTCTCGGTCATCCGCCCGCGCGTGTCGGTGGAGGAACTGCTGGCGCTGGACCGCGTGCCGGACTGGTTGAAGGACTGATCCGCGACGGTTGCCGGCCTGCAATAACCGCTGCACAGAACCACCCATAAGGCGTATGATTCCCCGTTCGCGAAACGGGCGGGGAACATCATGCAGTGGGACGCGGCCTATGCCATCGGACAGAGCGCTGTGGACGGCGACCACCAGCGCCTGTTCCAGCTGTTCAACCAGTTCGGCGCGGCCATCGCCGCCGGGGAAACGCGGGAGTCCGCGAACCGCTTCCTGCGCGAGCTGGCCGATTATTCGGCCTATCATTTCCGCCGCGAGGAAGGGCTGATGCGCGCGGTCGGCTACCCCGACTACACCAAGCACAAGACGATGCACGACACCTTCGCCGACTTCGTCCGCCGGCAGTCCGACTCCGGGACGCGCGATCCGGAGGAGGTGCAGTTCCTCCAGAGCTACGTCGAGATGTGGCTGTGCGGCCATATTCTGGTCATGGACAAATGGTTCGGCGAATGGCTGGACGGGCGGGGCGGGAGTTCCGGCACGGCGGCCCCGACGGCCTGAGGGCCGGGCCGCGGAAGCCCGGCGCTCAGAGCCTCCGGACCGGGCGCCGTCTAGTTCTTGTAGGGATTGGCCGCCCACGTCTTCAGGTAGGACACGAGTTCGGCGTCCCCGTCATAGTACAGCCACTCGGTTTCCTCCTTCGACAACGACTTGGTCGGCGACGGCCGATAGAGCTTGTCGTAAGGCACCGAGAAAACCCCCAGATCGGGCGCCGTATCGAGGATCTTCTTCACCCAGCCCTCGGCCCGGCCATAGAGGGCCTCGTAATCCGTGGCGACGGACAGGAAGGGGTTGTCGTTCGTGTTCTCCGACTGGCTGCCGTACGAGCTTTGCTTGAGCGCCCAGTCGTTCAACACCGAATCGCTGGGTTTGACGAAGCCGCCGCCGACGGTGTTGCGGCGGCGGGACCTCCAGTCGGTCGCTTTGGCCTTGTCGGCGAACCGATAGACAAGGACATGTCCAGGCTTGGCGGGGTCGAGCGTGTATCGTTCCCCGGTGGCGTTCGCGGTCGAGAATGTTTTGGGGCTTGGCATGGGGCCGCTCCTGATCGGATGCTGTTGGACGGGCGCGATGCGCCTCGCCTTCTGGAGAACGCCCCACCGTCCACGGCCGTGAAATGGGTGGGCACCGCGCCCTGAGTCATCCATTGGCCCGCCATATTTTGGACATGCCCCGATGTTTCGGTAAGGAACCGGCATGCCGGACCGCGACAGACGGCGCAGCCGAGCCTATATCCTGACGATGTTCCGGCGGCGGCTTCTCCTCCCGCCCGGTGCCTGACCTGACGGGAGAGCGGCATGAGCGACAGCAAGGACGGGTTCCGGTTCCCCCTGCGAAAGGAGGCACCACCCGCGCCCGCGCCACGGGAACCCCGCCTCCGCATGGGGCAGGCCCGCGCCGCCCTGCTCTGGGAACGGCTGTGGCCGGCGCTCTGGGCGCCCATCACCATCGCCGGGGCCTTCCTCGCTTTGGCCCTGCTGAACGTCTTCCTGCTGTTGCCGGGCTGGCTGCACGCCCTGGTCCTGCTGCTCTTCGTCGCCGCCATCGGCTGGACGGGGTGGCGTGGGCTGCGCGCCTTCCGTCTGCCCGACGAGGACGCCGCCCGCCGCCGGCTGGAGCGCGACAGCGGCCTGCCCCACCGCCCCCTCCACGCGCTACGCGACACGCCCGCCGGCAACGACCCCGTCGCGGCGGAGCTGTGGCGCCTGCACCAGGAGCGGGTGCGCGCCGCCATGCGGCGGCTGCGCGTCGCCATGCCGCTGTCCGACGGCCTTGCCGCCCAGGACCGCTACGCCCTGCGCGCGCTGGTGGCGCTGGTGCTGATCGCCGCGGGCGGCGCGACCTGGGGCGACTGGAAGCCGCGTCTTGCCGCCGCCATCACCCCGCATTTCGGCGGACCGGCGACGGCGTCGGTCGCGACGCTCGACCTCTGGGTGACGCCGCCGGAATACACCGGCCTGCCACCGGTCTTCCTGAAGTCGGCCAACCCCGCCCACACGCCGAGCCTCGCCGATCCTGTGCCGGTTCCCAAGGGCAGCCTCGTGCTGGCCCGCGTCACCGGCGGCAGCGGCACGCCGTCGCTGGAGGCCGGAAGCAGGACCGCCGCTTTCGAGGCCGTGGACTCCGCGACCTTCCAGATCCAGCAGCCCATCGAGGACGGCGCCCGCATCGCCGTGACCCAGGGGTCCAACCTGCTGGGCGGCTGGAACGTGCGGATCATCCCGGACAACCCGCCGACCATCGCCTACGCCAGCCCCCCGACCAAGGGGGAACGCGGCGCGCTGCGGCTGGACTACACCGCGCAGGACGACTACGGGCTGGCCGAGGCCAAGGCCGTCGTCCGGCTGGACCTGCCGGAGGGCGAGGCCCCGGCGCTCGACCGCAGCCCGCTGGAGCTGCCGCTGGCCCTGCCCGGCGTCCGCCCGCGCGAGGCGCGCAACGCCGCCTTCCACGACCTGACCGCCCATCCCTGGGCCGGGCTGAACGTCACGATCCGCCTGAGCGCGCTCGACGGCGCCGGCCAGACCGGCAGCACGGAGGACGTGGCGATGGTCCTGCCGGAGCGCGTCTTCAACCACCCGGTCGCCCGCGCCATCGTAGAGGAGCGCAAGAAGCTGACCCTGCGGCCCCAGCAGCTCCGCATCGAAGTGGCCCGCGCGCTGGCCGAAATCTCGTCCAGACCCAGCCAGTTCGGCGGCGATCTGGTGGCTTTCCTGGCCATGCGCACCGCGGTGAACCGCCTGCTGCTCGACGAGGAGGGGGCATCGGTCCCGGCCGTCCAGCAACTCTTGTGGGAAACCGCGCTGCGCATCGAGGACGGCGGGCTGTCGCTGGCCGAGCGCGACCTGCGCGACGCCGAGAGCCGTCTCGCCGAGGCGTTGGAGCGCGGCGCCGACGACCAGGAACTGAAGAAGCTGATGGACGAGCTTCAGGCGGCGCTCGACAAGTTCCTCGACGCCATGGAGCAGCAGATGCGCGAGGCGCTGGAGCGCGGCGAGCAAATCCCCATGGTGCCGCCGGAAATGGCCGACCAGATGATGGACCGCCAGGACCTTCAGCGCATGATGGAGCAGATGCGGCAGATGGCCGAGACCGGCGCCCGCGACGCGGCGCGGCAGATGCTGTCCCAGCTCCAGCAGATGATGGAGCAGATGCGCAACGGCGCCATGGCCCAGATGCAGCAGCAGGGCCAGAACGAGGCGGCGCAGATGATGCGCGAGCTTCAGGAACTGACGCAGCGGCAGCAGCAGTTGCTCGACCAGACCTTCCGCCAGTCGCAGGAGCAGATGGGCCGGCAGGACGGGCAGCAGGGCCAGCAGCAAGGGCCGCGCAACCGCCAGGGCCGTCCGCAGCAGGGGCAGCAAGGGCAGCAGGGTCAGTCGGGCAGCCCGCTGATGCAGCAGCAGGCCGAACAGCAGGAGGCGCTGCGCCGCCAGCTCGGCGAGCTGATGCGCCGCATGGGCGAACAGCAGGGCGGCGAGATTCCCCGCCCGCTGGGCCGCGCCGAACGGGCGATGCGCGACGCGGGTCAGGCGCTCCAGCAGGGGCAGCCCGGCTCCGCCGTTCCGCCGCAGACCCAGGCGATGGACGAGCTGCAGCAGGGCATGCAGGCGATGGCCGAGCAGATGATGCAGCAGATGATGGGCCAGCAGGGTCCGGCGATGAGCGGGCAGCAGCCCGGACAGGCGCAGCAGCGCCAGGGCCAGGGCCGCAACCGCGACCCGCTGGGCCGCCGCCCCTCCGGCTTCGGCAACTACAACAATGAGGACGTGAAGATCCCCGAGGAGGCCGAACTCCAGCGCGCCCGTGAAATCCTCGACGAGCTGCGCCGCCGCTCCGGCCAGTATGGCCGCCCGCAGATGGAGCGCGAGTACATCGACCGGCTGCTGAAGCAGTTCTGAGCGGCCGCTGAAGCAGTTTTAAGGCCGGGGGGCCGGGCGGCTTTACCGGAGGGCGGCGCTGGTGCAGTATCCGCCGCGCAAGGCGCCGCCGCTTGCCCTTCCGGCACGGACGCCCCCGGACACAACGAACGTTTCCTCATGGTCGCGGTCCTTTCGAACCACGGGTCGGGTGGGCTTGCCCCGCAGCGCCCGGAACTGACGCTCGGCAGCAAGTTCCGCATGATCAACTGGGGGCTGGTGCTCCTGGTCTGCATCATCACGTCGGTCGGGGTGGCCCTGCTCTACTCGGCCGCCGGCGGCAACTGGAAGCCCTGGGCGCAGCCGCAGCTGGTGCGCGCCGTCCCCGGCCTCGTCCTGATGCTGATGATCGCGCTGATCGACGTGCGGCATCTGATGAAGTCGGCCTACGCCATCTTCCTGATCGTGCTCTGCCTGCTGGTCGCGGTGGAGCTGATGGGGCGCATCGGCATGGGCGCCCAGCGCTGGATCGACCTGGGATTCTTCCAGCTCCAGCCGTCCGAGCTGATGAAGCCGGCCCTGACCCTGGCGCTGGCCCGTTACTTCCACGGCATCTCGCTGGACCAGATCGGCCGCCCGCTGCTGCTGATCCCACCCCTGCTGCTGGTCTTCATCCCGGTGGCGCTGGTGCTGATGCAGCCGAACCTGGGCACCTCGCTGCTGCTCATTATGGGCAGCGGCGCCGTCTTCTTCGCGGCGGGCGTGAGGATCTGGAAGTTCCTGGTGGTCATCGGCGGCGGCCTCTCGGCGATCCCCATCGCCTGGGAATTCCTGCACGATTACCAGAAGCAGCGCGTCTACACCTTCCTTGACCCGGAAACCGACCCGCTGGGCGCCGGCTACAACATCCTCCAGTCGAAGATCGCGCTGGGATCGGGGGGGCTGTTCGGCAAGGGCTTCATGTCCGGTTCGCAGAGCCAGCTGATGTTCCTGCCGGAGAAGCACACCGACTTCATCTTCGTGGTGCTGGCGGAGGAGTTCGGGATGGTCGGCGCGCTGATCCTGCTGGCGCTGTACCTGATGCTGTTCATCTACGGCGTCGTCATCGCGCTGAGCTGCCGCAGCCAGTTCGCCCGGCTGGTGGCGGTCGGCATGACCGCGCAGTTCTTCCTCTACGTGATGGTCAACGTGTCGATGGTGACCGGCCTGATCCCGGTGGTGGGCATCCCGCTGCCGCTGGTGTCCTACGGCGGGTCGGCGATGATGACGCTGATGATCGGAGTGGGGCTTCTGCTCAGCATGTCGGTCCATCGCGAGGTCCGCATTCCGAAGAGCGGCGTCACCGAGCTGTGACGCCGCCCTTGAGAGCGCTTCCTCAGCCCTCCGAGACCTCGCCGTTCTCCTGGATCAGCACCTTGTCGATGCGGCGGCCGTCCATGTCGATGACCTCGAAGCGCAGGCCGTTCCAGTGGAAATGCTCCGCAGCGGTGGGCACATGGCCCAGCCGGTCCAGCATGAAGCCGGCGATGGTGTGGTAATCGCCCTCGCCCTTCAGTCCCTTCACGCCGACCAGCGACTCCACCTCCTCCACCGGGGTCATGCCGTCGACCAGCCAGGAGCCGTCCTCGCGCTGGACCGCGAAGCCGTCGCCCTCCTGCCCCTGTTCGGGCATTTCGCCGGCGATGGCCTCCATGATGTCGGTCACGGTGGCGATGCCCTCGACGCTGCCATACTCGTCCACCACCACGGCCATGTGGATGCTGGCCTGCTTGAACAGCTCCAGCAGCCGCAGGACGGGGGTGCCGTCATGGACGATCAGCGGCTCCACCATGGCCTCGCGCAGGTCGAAGCTGCGGCCCTGGAGCGCCTGGTTGAGCAGCGCCTTGCTGGACACGATGCCCTGCACCTCGTCCACGTCGCCGCGGCAGACCAGGAAGCGGGAATAGCCGCTGGCCTGGATCTCCTTGGCGATGGCATCGGGCGGATCGTCGAGGTCGATCCACACGAGGTCCGGGCGCGGCGTCATGATCGACCGCGCGGTGCGGTCGGACAGGCGGAACACGCCCTCGATCATCTGCCGCTCGGCGGGTTCGAAGACGCCGGTCTGCGTGCCCTCCTTGATGAGGCTCTTGACCTCCTCCTCGGTGACGGTCTGCTCGCGCGCGGTGGGCAGGCGCAGCAGCTTCATCACGCCCTCGGTCGAGACGCCGAGCAGCCAGACCAGCGGCATGGCGACCCGCGACAGGACGCTCATCGGGCCGGCCACGCTGGCGGCGATGCGCTCCGCGTTCACCAGGGCCATGCGCTTGGGCACCAACTCGCCGACGATCAGCGACAGGTAGGTGATCGCGGCGACCACCAGCGCGAAGCCGACCTGCTGCCCGTAGGGGGCGATCCAGGAAACGTTGGCGTCCAGGACCGTGCCCAGCCGGTCGGCCAGGGTCGCACCGCCGTAGGCGCCGGCGATGATGCCGATGAGCGTGATGCCGACCTGCACGGTGGAGAGGAAGTTGCCGGGGTCCTCCGACAGTTTCAGCGCGGCGCGGGCGCCCTTGCTGCGTGTCTCCTCGGCCATCTGCTGAAGCCGCGCGCGTCGCGACGACACCAGCGCCATTTCCGACATCGCGAAAAAGGCGTTCAGCAGGATCAGCAAAATGATGACCAGTACTTCCCAAATCATGGCGTCGAGCCCGCGGGCGCTCCCTTTTATGAAAACAGTTTGTCGAAGATCAGCATGCCGGCCTGCCCGAAACCGAACAGGACGGCGGCGACGATGACGATGGCGATCAGCCCGGCCACGAGGCCGGCGATGACGAAGGCCCCATCCTTCTCGATCAGCCCCAGCGCGATCAGCGCAATGGCGAAGGCCGGCGGCTGGTTGCCGAAGACGATGGGGAGGGCCAGGATTCCGGCGAGGATCATCACGGCCACGCCAAGCAGACGCTCCGCCGTCGGGGCGGTCATCGCCGGCAGACGCGGGCGCAGATGCCGCTCCAGCCGGTCGACATGCGGCTTCGCCTTCGCGATCACCCGCAAAAAAGCGTCCCGGTCGAGCGTAAGGGCGGCCAGCCGGCGCGGCAGCCAGGGGCGGTCACGCCCGGCGGCGATCTGGGCGCCGATCAGCAGCATCGGCAGGCCCGTCGCCGTGGACAGACCCGGCACCGGCAGGATGTTCGGAATGGACAGGATCAGCAGCAGGGCACCGAAAGCGCGGTCGCCCAGAATGCCCACGAGGTCGCCGAGCGCGATCCGCGCGCCGTGGTCGTGGTTCAGGAAATCGTCCAGCACCGCCGAAGCGGGGTTCACCGGCGGGAAACCGGTGGTCGCGGCATCGCCGCGGTCGACGCCCTCCGGAGCCTGAGGGTCCGGGGGCGTGTCGGGAGGTCGGCCGTCGCTCACGGCGCTCCCCACGGAGGCCGCCCGAAACGGCGGAAGGGTAAACCCATGGACCTTTCGCGTCGCAACATCGTACCGGCTCCTTTTACAGCATCGCCGGTCGGTGCGCCAGCCCATCTGTGGAATGTGCCGTTTCTCAAGGGGATGATGCCACCAACGGCAGCTCGACGGTGAAGGTCGAGCCGCGTCCCGGCGCCGAATCGGCGGTGATGCGCCCGCAATGCCCCTCGACGATGGACCGGCAGATGTAGAGGCCGAGGCCGACCGTTCCCTCCCCCTCCGTGCCCAGCCGGCCGGTGCGGGCGAAGGGCTGGAAGAGCTGAGCCAGCTCCGCCGGCGGAATGCCGCGGCCGTCGTCGGACACACGCAGGCGCGCCCAGCCGCCACCTTTGCCCGGGCCCTCGCCCGGGGCCTCGCTCAGGGCGACACGGACGCTCCCGCCGCGGTCGGAGTATTTGATGGCGTTCGACAGAAGGTTGTTGAGAAGCTGATCCAGCTTGGCCGGGTCGATGTCGGCCATGGGCATGGGTGGTTCGGGCACGGACAGCTCGATGGTTATGGACTTGCCCTCGGCCAACACGCGGTTCATCGAGACGTTCCGCCGGACCAGCGTCATCAGATCGGATGGCCGCCGTGCCAACCGCATCCGCCCCGCCTGGAGCGCCGCCAGGGACAGCGCGTCCTCCACCATGTGGCGCATGGACAGGCTGGATTCGCGGATGCGCTCCAGGCAGGCACGCTCCGCCGCCTCCAGGCGCCCGTCCAGCCTCTGCTCCAGCAGCTCCGCGAAGCCGACGACGACCTGGAGCGGCGTGCGCAGATCGTGGGCCAGCATGCCCATCAGCCGATTCTTCTGCTCGTTGCTGGCGGCCAGTTCGGCGTTGGCCTTGGCAAGCGCCCGCTGGGCGTTGGCCAACTCGTTGTTGAGAAGGGTCATTTCGCCGAACAGCGCGTCCAGGGTGGGAACCTCCGGCGCCGGCGCCGCCGTCCGAAGCGGAGCAAGCCGCTGGGCCAGCCGCGGATTCAGCGTCTCCAACCCCTCCAACACGGCGGGCAGCCCGCCGGGCGCCCGCGCCACGGCCAGCACCAACCCCTCCGCGTCGCTGAGCCCGCTGACATGGAATCCTCCCATGGGGTCGAGCCGGCTGGACAGGGGCTGGTCGACCACCCGGCCGGACTTCCGCAGGCCGCTGAACAGATCCAGCGCGCCGGCCACCGCGTCCGGGCCGAACAGAACCGGGAAAGGGGTGCCCGGCTTTCCGGCCAATCCCGGCAAACCGGCGCCCAGCCGGTGCAGGGCGCGCAGCCGCCCATCGTGGTCGCAGGTCAGGACCAGCCCGTCCATGCCTCCTCCTTCAAGCCGTGTGGGTCACGGAACACGCCTCACGCCACACCGACGGCGCGGTCCCGAGCCGCCGGGCCGATCAGCCGCTCCGCGATGGCGACCGCCTCCTCCGCGCCGGGGGCGAAGGCGTCGGCGCCGACCGTCTTCCACAAGTCCGGAACGAGGTTGAAGGGGTAACCGCCGACCAGCACATGCGGCTGCTCTCCGGGTTCGGCGCGCACCGCGGCGATGAGGGCCGCAACCCGCCCGACATGGGCGGTGATGGTGGCCGACACCGCCAGGACGCGGGCGCCCCGCTCCCGCACCGACCGGACGACGCTGTCCGCGGGTGTGTTGGCGCCGAGATAATGGCTGTCCCACCCGGCCATCTCGAAGAAGTCGGCGACCATGCGGATGCCGATCTCGTGCTGCTCCCCGCCGACGCAGGTGGCGACCATGGACAGGCCGCGCCGCTCGGCGGCGAAGATTGCCGGATAGAGCTGGCCCATGATCGCCTGGGTGGCGGCGGTGGCGAAATGCTCGTGCGCCACGGTGATCGCACGCGTCTGCCACAGGCGTCCGATCTCGCGCAGGGCCGGCTGGAACACATGCAGATAAAGCTCGGGCACCGTCGCCCCGCCGGCCGCCGAGTCCGTCACCAGCTGCGCCGCCCGGCGCCGGTCACCGGACAACAGCGCATCCAGATAGGCGCGGGCGAGCGCGCCGAGCGGCGCGTCCGACCGCACGAAGGGCGGCACCTCCCGCGGCAGGGCGGGCAAAGCGGCCAGCCCCTCCCCCACGCAGGCCTGCACGCGCGTCGCCGTGGCGGGATCGATCCGGGCGGCCACCACGTCGCGGAGGATTTCCAGGCTTTCGCCCAGTTCCTCGTCGGGGAT is part of the Azospirillum baldaniorum genome and harbors:
- a CDS encoding bacteriohemerythrin; the protein is MQWDAAYAIGQSAVDGDHQRLFQLFNQFGAAIAAGETRESANRFLRELADYSAYHFRREEGLMRAVGYPDYTKHKTMHDTFADFVRRQSDSGTRDPEEVQFLQSYVEMWLCGHILVMDKWFGEWLDGRGGSSGTAAPTA
- the rodA gene encoding rod shape-determining protein RodA, whose amino-acid sequence is MVAVLSNHGSGGLAPQRPELTLGSKFRMINWGLVLLVCIITSVGVALLYSAAGGNWKPWAQPQLVRAVPGLVLMLMIALIDVRHLMKSAYAIFLIVLCLLVAVELMGRIGMGAQRWIDLGFFQLQPSELMKPALTLALARYFHGISLDQIGRPLLLIPPLLLVFIPVALVLMQPNLGTSLLLIMGSGAVFFAAGVRIWKFLVVIGGGLSAIPIAWEFLHDYQKQRVYTFLDPETDPLGAGYNILQSKIALGSGGLFGKGFMSGSQSQLMFLPEKHTDFIFVVLAEEFGMVGALILLALYLMLFIYGVVIALSCRSQFARLVAVGMTAQFFLYVMVNVSMVTGLIPVVGIPLPLVSYGGSAMMTLMIGVGLLLSMSVHREVRIPKSGVTEL
- a CDS encoding TIGR02302 family protein, which codes for MGQARAALLWERLWPALWAPITIAGAFLALALLNVFLLLPGWLHALVLLLFVAAIGWTGWRGLRAFRLPDEDAARRRLERDSGLPHRPLHALRDTPAGNDPVAAELWRLHQERVRAAMRRLRVAMPLSDGLAAQDRYALRALVALVLIAAGGATWGDWKPRLAAAITPHFGGPATASVATLDLWVTPPEYTGLPPVFLKSANPAHTPSLADPVPVPKGSLVLARVTGGSGTPSLEAGSRTAAFEAVDSATFQIQQPIEDGARIAVTQGSNLLGGWNVRIIPDNPPTIAYASPPTKGERGALRLDYTAQDDYGLAEAKAVVRLDLPEGEAPALDRSPLELPLALPGVRPREARNAAFHDLTAHPWAGLNVTIRLSALDGAGQTGSTEDVAMVLPERVFNHPVARAIVEERKKLTLRPQQLRIEVARALAEISSRPSQFGGDLVAFLAMRTAVNRLLLDEEGASVPAVQQLLWETALRIEDGGLSLAERDLRDAESRLAEALERGADDQELKKLMDELQAALDKFLDAMEQQMREALERGEQIPMVPPEMADQMMDRQDLQRMMEQMRQMAETGARDAARQMLSQLQQMMEQMRNGAMAQMQQQGQNEAAQMMRELQELTQRQQQLLDQTFRQSQEQMGRQDGQQGQQQGPRNRQGRPQQGQQGQQGQSGSPLMQQQAEQQEALRRQLGELMRRMGEQQGGEIPRPLGRAERAMRDAGQALQQGQPGSAVPPQTQAMDELQQGMQAMAEQMMQQMMGQQGPAMSGQQPGQAQQRQGQGRNRDPLGRRPSGFGNYNNEDVKIPEEAELQRAREILDELRRRSGQYGRPQMEREYIDRLLKQF
- a CDS encoding exopolysaccharide biosynthesis protein; protein product: MSDGRPPDTPPDPQAPEGVDRGDAATTGFPPVNPASAVLDDFLNHDHGARIALGDLVGILGDRAFGALLLILSIPNILPVPGLSTATGLPMLLIGAQIAAGRDRPWLPRRLAALTLDRDAFLRVIAKAKPHVDRLERHLRPRLPAMTAPTAERLLGVAVMILAGILALPIVFGNQPPAFAIALIALGLIEKDGAFVIAGLVAGLIAIVIVAAVLFGFGQAGMLIFDKLFS
- a CDS encoding sensor histidine kinase yields the protein MDGLVLTCDHDGRLRALHRLGAGLPGLAGKPGTPFPVLFGPDAVAGALDLFSGLRKSGRVVDQPLSSRLDPMGGFHVSGLSDAEGLVLAVARAPGGLPAVLEGLETLNPRLAQRLAPLRTAAPAPEVPTLDALFGEMTLLNNELANAQRALAKANAELAASNEQKNRLMGMLAHDLRTPLQVVVGFAELLEQRLDGRLEAAERACLERIRESSLSMRHMVEDALSLAALQAGRMRLARRPSDLMTLVRRNVSMNRVLAEGKSITIELSVPEPPMPMADIDPAKLDQLLNNLLSNAIKYSDRGGSVRVALSEAPGEGPGKGGGWARLRVSDDGRGIPPAELAQLFQPFARTGRLGTEGEGTVGLGLYICRSIVEGHCGRITADSAPGRGSTFTVELPLVASSP
- the lysA gene encoding diaminopimelate decarboxylase — translated: MSAFAYRNGVMHAESVPLSTIAAEVGTPFYCYSTAALEAHYSAYAGAFAGQDADVCYAVKANSNLAVIRAFARLGAGADVVSGGEMRRALAGGIPAGKIIFSGVGKTREEMRAALEAGIHQINVESIPEVEALSEVAVSLGVTAPIAFRVNPDVDAKTHAKIATGKKENKFGVDYDHAREVYAQAAKLPGIKPVAIAVHIGSQLTDLAPFRAAYERVAALLHVLREDGHDITRLDLGGGLGIVYKHEAPPDIADYAAMVKSITGNLGCRISLEPGRSLVGNAGILVSRVIYLKQGLHRRFVIIDAAMNDLIRPTLYEAYHGIVPVTEPAKGAATEPYDVVGPVCESGDTFALQRALPAMAPDELVAILSAGAYGAVMSSTYNTRPLIPEVLVNGDQFSVIRPRVSVEELLALDRVPDWLKD
- a CDS encoding cobalamin B12-binding domain-containing protein, whose protein sequence is MPETARPSQDPIRIASNPIADRRAELARAVVAIQFERWPALYARYGEAGRERCVEDVGFHLLYLAEAVAADSPALFREYVAWVKVLFAGIGIPDEELGESLEILRDVVAARIDPATATRVQACVGEGLAALPALPREVPPFVRSDAPLGALARAYLDALLSGDRRRAAQLVTDSAAGGATVPELYLHVFQPALREIGRLWQTRAITVAHEHFATAATQAIMGQLYPAIFAAERRGLSMVATCVGGEQHEIGIRMVADFFEMAGWDSHYLGANTPADSVVRSVRERGARVLAVSATITAHVGRVAALIAAVRAEPGEQPHVLVGGYPFNLVPDLWKTVGADAFAPGAEEAVAIAERLIGPAARDRAVGVA
- a CDS encoding hemolysin family protein, with translation MIWEVLVIILLILLNAFFAMSEMALVSSRRARLQQMAEETRSKGARAALKLSEDPGNFLSTVQVGITLIGIIAGAYGGATLADRLGTVLDANVSWIAPYGQQVGFALVVAAITYLSLIVGELVPKRMALVNAERIAASVAGPMSVLSRVAMPLVWLLGVSTEGVMKLLRLPTAREQTVTEEEVKSLIKEGTQTGVFEPAERQMIEGVFRLSDRTARSIMTPRPDLVWIDLDDPPDAIAKEIQASGYSRFLVCRGDVDEVQGIVSSKALLNQALQGRSFDLREAMVEPLIVHDGTPVLRLLELFKQASIHMAVVVDEYGSVEGIATVTDIMEAIAGEMPEQGQEGDGFAVQREDGSWLVDGMTPVEEVESLVGVKGLKGEGDYHTIAGFMLDRLGHVPTAAEHFHWNGLRFEVIDMDGRRIDKVLIQENGEVSEG